In Mucilaginibacter boryungensis, a single window of DNA contains:
- a CDS encoding sigma 54-interacting transcriptional regulator, with translation MSKLLTIKTLGELKKTGYRSRSVKDELRENLIAQLQKHEGGFEGIVGYEDTVIPDLQTAILSRHNILLLGLRGQAKTRIARLLVNLLDEYVPYIEGSELYDDPLAPISWYGHNQIEIHGDNTPIAWMHRNERYTEKLATPDVTVADLIGDVDPIKAATLKLTYSDERVLHFGLIPRAHRGIFVINELPDLQARIQVSLFNILQEKDIQIRGFKLRLPLDIQFVFTANPEDYTNRGSIVTPLKDRIESQILTHYPRSVEISRKITQQEASLTSQQRETVEADGLVKDLVEQIAFEARNSEYIDKKSGVSARLTISAYENLISNAERRMIINGEKSTFVRISDFLGVIPAITGKIELVYEGELEGPAKVANILVGKAIKSLMLQYFPDPEKAKKSKKGNPYAAVIAWFSDANNLSLIDGLPFQEYKKALNSVTGLKDLVKAFHPQLSENQQLLLMEFILHGLSEFSQLNKGFLDNGFAFSDMFDSLFNLQPDDDDELDLDNDRY, from the coding sequence ATGAGTAAATTACTAACGATAAAAACATTAGGCGAATTAAAGAAAACCGGCTATCGCAGCCGCTCGGTTAAAGATGAGTTACGCGAGAACCTGATTGCACAGTTACAAAAACACGAAGGTGGCTTTGAAGGCATTGTGGGTTATGAGGATACAGTTATCCCCGATCTGCAAACTGCTATCCTGTCGCGCCATAATATTTTGTTACTGGGCCTACGCGGCCAGGCTAAAACGCGTATAGCCCGCTTGCTGGTTAACCTGCTTGATGAGTATGTACCTTATATTGAAGGGTCGGAACTGTACGATGATCCGTTGGCGCCTATTTCGTGGTATGGCCATAATCAAATAGAGATACATGGCGATAACACGCCTATTGCCTGGATGCACCGCAATGAACGTTATACCGAAAAACTGGCCACACCGGATGTTACCGTTGCCGACCTGATTGGCGACGTTGACCCGATAAAAGCGGCTACCTTAAAACTGACCTACTCAGACGAGCGGGTACTGCACTTTGGCCTGATACCACGTGCACACCGCGGCATATTTGTGATCAACGAATTACCCGATCTGCAGGCGCGTATACAGGTATCGCTGTTCAATATCTTACAGGAAAAAGATATCCAGATACGCGGTTTTAAATTGCGTTTGCCATTAGATATCCAATTTGTATTTACGGCCAACCCCGAAGATTACACCAATCGTGGTTCTATTGTAACTCCGTTGAAAGACCGTATAGAAAGCCAGATATTAACCCATTATCCGCGTTCGGTTGAAATCTCGCGCAAGATAACCCAGCAGGAGGCATCATTAACTTCCCAACAACGCGAAACTGTTGAAGCGGATGGACTGGTAAAAGACCTGGTAGAACAGATAGCTTTTGAAGCCCGCAACTCGGAATACATCGATAAAAAATCAGGTGTATCTGCCCGTTTAACTATATCTGCTTACGAGAACCTGATCAGTAATGCTGAGCGCAGAATGATCATCAATGGGGAGAAGAGCACGTTTGTGCGCATTTCCGATTTCCTGGGCGTTATTCCGGCCATTACGGGCAAAATAGAACTGGTTTACGAGGGCGAACTGGAAGGCCCCGCCAAAGTAGCGAACATATTGGTAGGCAAAGCTATAAAGAGCCTCATGCTCCAATATTTTCCTGATCCTGAGAAAGCTAAAAAATCAAAAAAAGGAAATCCTTATGCCGCTGTGATTGCCTGGTTTAGCGATGCCAATAACTTATCGCTTATTGATGGGTTACCTTTCCAGGAATATAAGAAAGCGCTGAACTCGGTAACCGGGTTAAAAGATCTGGTGAAAGCTTTCCATCCGCAACTGAGCGAAAACCAGCAGTTGTTATTAATGGAGTTTATCCTGCACGGGTTATCCGAATTTTCGCAGTTGAATAAAGGCTTCCTGGATAATGGCTTCGCCTTCTCGGATATGTTTGACAGTTTGTTTAATTTGCAGCCCGATGACGACGATGAGTTAGATCTGGATAATGACCGCTATTAA
- a CDS encoding metallophosphoesterase yields the protein MHGPAFLIFVAAILLLIDAYLLHGLRTALAKIAIIRKPYFNIFYWVFCVGMVTGLLCCVYFKLSVGFRASFMMFFFVAQVAKLCFLPFMLIDDIRRLIINLTSKKSKAQTRAEENTEGNLNISRSEFLMKAGIAATAIPVIGLGAGMASRIGIFDYHVKRVNLYLPNLPKKFDGLRLGQISDIHSGSFHKRDRVRIRGGVEMLMKEKPDLIFFTGDLVNDKASDIESVYDCFTGIKAPLGVFSCLGNHDYGDYSHLTGLPRQKNREHMLQIHKNYGWNLLLNENRRLKIEGEEIGILGVENWGKLSRFPKYGRMDQAVKNTDDLPVKLLLSHDPSHWRAEVVAKYPQIDAVFAGHTHGMQFGVQTERFQWSPIEYLYQEWAGLYREAHQQIYVNVGFGYVGYPGRIGILPEITIFTLKSAADPLSKNQA from the coding sequence ATGCATGGCCCGGCGTTTTTAATTTTTGTTGCTGCGATACTGCTACTAATTGATGCTTATTTACTGCATGGGCTTCGTACCGCGCTGGCAAAAATAGCCATCATCCGTAAACCCTACTTCAACATTTTTTATTGGGTATTTTGTGTAGGGATGGTAACGGGATTATTGTGCTGCGTATATTTTAAGCTGAGTGTAGGATTTCGTGCGTCATTTATGATGTTCTTTTTTGTTGCCCAGGTAGCAAAATTGTGTTTTTTACCATTCATGCTAATTGATGATATCCGCAGGCTTATTATCAATTTAACCAGTAAAAAATCAAAAGCCCAAACGCGTGCGGAAGAAAACACCGAAGGCAATTTAAACATTAGTCGCTCAGAGTTTTTAATGAAAGCCGGGATTGCCGCTACGGCTATACCAGTTATTGGATTAGGTGCAGGTATGGCATCTCGCATTGGTATATTTGACTATCACGTTAAGCGGGTTAACCTATACCTGCCTAATCTGCCTAAAAAATTTGACGGGTTACGCCTGGGGCAAATTTCTGATATCCATTCGGGCAGTTTCCATAAAAGGGACCGTGTGCGTATACGCGGCGGAGTTGAAATGCTGATGAAAGAAAAACCCGACCTGATATTCTTCACTGGTGATTTGGTAAACGATAAAGCATCGGATATTGAATCGGTTTATGATTGTTTTACCGGCATTAAAGCGCCGTTGGGTGTATTTTCATGTCTGGGCAACCATGATTACGGCGACTATTCACATTTAACCGGCCTGCCACGCCAAAAAAACCGTGAGCATATGCTGCAGATCCACAAAAACTATGGTTGGAATTTGCTGCTGAACGAAAACAGGCGGCTAAAAATTGAAGGTGAGGAAATAGGTATTTTGGGTGTCGAGAATTGGGGTAAGCTTAGCCGTTTTCCTAAATATGGTCGTATGGACCAGGCGGTTAAAAACACGGATGACTTGCCTGTAAAGTTATTGCTATCGCACGACCCCTCGCACTGGCGGGCAGAGGTTGTGGCTAAATACCCGCAAATTGACGCTGTTTTTGCCGGGCATACCCACGGCATGCAGTTTGGCGTACAAACCGAGCGTTTTCAATGGAGCCCAATTGAATATCTGTACCAGGAATGGGCAGGCCTGTACCGCGAAGCGCATCAGCAGATATATGTAAATGTAGGCTTTGGCTATGTAGGGTATCCCGGCCGAATTGGAATATTGCCGGAGATTACGATATTTACATTAAAATCAGCTGCCGATCCTTTATCAAAAAACCAGGCATAA
- a CDS encoding UbiA family prenyltransferase, translating to MKKLFKPVLDFILFSNVFMALCGVAQALLTFHLIDAKPVYSVLGLLFAGTLVEYNFSILVSKPKQPQKSIHARVRWFFAHHRLMVTFTIVSVLALIPLFFLISIESRILLVFLAVLCVGYSMPIFSIGDHKFGLRHIPGLKPFLITLVWTMSCVLLPVLEAQDMHQTTINMRDTTILLAKRFLFIGALTIPFDIRDLFHDQKTGLKTIPVAWGEKNAYLFCQFLLAGYLVLLFMFRNNGFTLDFAALASTIILTGWLIFKSKWEKDEYYYFLYMDGVLILQYLILVAFNLIFK from the coding sequence ATGAAAAAACTGTTTAAGCCGGTTCTTGATTTTATTCTTTTCAGCAATGTTTTTATGGCATTGTGCGGTGTAGCACAAGCCTTGCTCACTTTTCATTTAATTGACGCTAAGCCTGTATATTCGGTATTGGGTTTATTGTTCGCAGGCACTTTGGTCGAGTATAACTTCAGCATACTTGTTAGTAAGCCCAAACAGCCGCAAAAGTCTATACATGCCCGTGTCAGATGGTTTTTCGCCCATCACAGGTTAATGGTTACGTTTACTATCGTTTCCGTGCTGGCGCTGATCCCTTTGTTCTTTCTGATCTCTATCGAATCGCGTATATTACTTGTTTTTTTAGCGGTATTATGCGTTGGTTACAGCATGCCGATATTTAGTATAGGCGATCATAAATTCGGCTTGCGCCATATACCTGGCTTAAAGCCATTTCTTATTACCCTGGTATGGACTATGAGTTGTGTACTGTTACCTGTGCTTGAAGCGCAGGATATGCACCAAACCACCATTAACATGCGCGATACAACCATATTGCTGGCAAAACGCTTCTTGTTTATTGGTGCGCTTACCATACCCTTTGATATCCGCGATCTTTTTCACGATCAGAAAACAGGGCTTAAAACCATCCCGGTGGCCTGGGGCGAAAAGAACGCCTACCTGTTTTGCCAGTTCCTGCTGGCGGGTTACCTTGTACTGCTTTTTATGTTTAGGAATAACGGCTTTACGCTCGATTTTGCAGCGCTGGCGTCTACTATTATTCTAACCGGTTGGCTCATCTTTAAATCAAAATGGGAAAAGGATGAGTATTACTATTTCCTGTATATGGACGGCGTGCTGATTTTACAGTACCTGATATTAGTAGCTTTTAATCTCATATTTAAATAA
- a CDS encoding class I SAM-dependent methyltransferase, which translates to MSSNYNNAAWFYDRLSRMIYGDALVKAQTHFLHYIPANANVLIAGGGTGWLLEEIAKVHPSGLHISYVEISEKMMAQARKRNVGKNIITYVNSPIEAAILSSGFDVIITPFLLDSIPPVSFDEVFRHLHQLLKPAGLWLNTDFQLTDKWWQPLLLKSMYLFFKTIGCVENVDLPLIKKHFADYGYLTIDEQTFFREFVAATIYKK; encoded by the coding sequence TTGTCATCTAATTACAATAACGCCGCCTGGTTTTACGACCGTCTTTCGCGGATGATTTATGGCGATGCTTTAGTTAAGGCACAAACGCATTTCCTACACTATATCCCGGCAAATGCTAATGTTTTAATAGCTGGTGGTGGTACAGGCTGGCTGCTCGAAGAAATTGCTAAAGTTCATCCCTCAGGTTTGCATATCAGTTATGTAGAAATATCTGAAAAGATGATGGCGCAGGCCAGGAAACGCAATGTGGGGAAAAACATAATCACCTACGTTAACTCCCCTATTGAGGCGGCTATTTTATCATCAGGTTTTGATGTAATTATCACCCCATTTTTATTGGACAGTATCCCACCAGTTAGTTTTGATGAAGTATTTAGACATCTTCATCAATTGCTAAAACCAGCGGGCCTGTGGCTCAACACAGATTTCCAGCTAACCGACAAATGGTGGCAGCCACTATTGTTAAAAAGCATGTATTTATTTTTCAAAACGATTGGTTGCGTTGAGAACGTTGACCTGCCTTTAATTAAAAAGCATTTTGCTGATTATGGCTACCTAACTATTGATGAGCAAACCTTTTTTAGGGAATTTGTTGCGGCGACAATATATAAGAAATAG
- a CDS encoding response regulator transcription factor produces MNKEIKIALVEDDENLRFLVAERLHTEGYKVFEAANGDEAEKMIIAEQPDIVLLDWMLPGKQGSDVCASIRERGFDKLIIMMTAKAQDIDKIEAYNFGVSDYITKPYNMDVLVALIDNKIKFSLNSEKSESYKFANMEHQPNTHILIKDGKKVELTILENRILLYFLKNKNKVINREELMMEVWGYNADVNTRTLDMHIVRLRKKIEDNPDSPKYLQTVRGIGYKFAL; encoded by the coding sequence ATGAACAAAGAAATAAAAATTGCCCTGGTTGAAGATGATGAAAACCTTCGTTTCCTGGTAGCCGAACGCTTACATACTGAAGGTTATAAAGTATTTGAAGCAGCCAATGGCGATGAAGCCGAAAAAATGATAATAGCCGAGCAGCCCGATATTGTATTACTGGATTGGATGCTGCCTGGCAAACAAGGCTCGGATGTATGCGCAAGCATACGCGAGCGGGGTTTTGACAAGCTGATTATTATGATGACGGCCAAGGCGCAGGATATTGATAAGATAGAAGCCTATAACTTTGGCGTATCTGATTATATTACCAAGCCATACAACATGGATGTACTGGTGGCGCTGATTGACAACAAGATCAAATTCTCGCTGAATAGTGAAAAGTCAGAATCGTACAAGTTTGCAAATATGGAACATCAGCCTAATACCCATATCCTGATAAAGGACGGGAAAAAAGTGGAACTGACCATATTGGAGAACCGCATATTACTATATTTCCTGAAGAATAAAAACAAGGTAATTAACCGCGAAGAACTGATGATGGAAGTATGGGGTTACAACGCCGATGTAAACACCCGCACGCTGGATATGCACATTGTGCGCCTGCGTAAAAAGATAGAGGATAACCCTGATTCACCTAAATATCTGCAAACGGTGAGAGGTATTGGGTATAAGTTTGCGCTGTAG
- a CDS encoding sensor histidine kinase codes for MQVTQNVYRKNLLLISAFLIMISVTLVVALIITYDFTSKYVLNEFYSQKSDIMEQTTKPYADFFQNRIPQITSYNGFLDSASAASYASDVFNDYPFVKKIVFYDIAIGNQTAQHTKGKLGIAAKAVYQYTQNDGVTSGIRKYGTAEEGDFKLMVDKLSNYIAAADTTRGPTGDELFKTFYDIKPGKISYMNIPRAAEIRTYRELQRSGRPSTFSRQNMMTFFLDPYQLDVTNIHKELYKDISIQPVVYDPLDNSSDKLFTEAAFPGAFADYKLYFKSDKNYLNDEIRRRFMPTAGIVLLIYIFLVVIGWLIYRNLNINIKLFKLQYDFINNFTHEFKTPVSVIKIAGSNLRSEAELTERQRKHYGKILDEEADKLNDLMNKLLSFTQIENRSIKIKEEEIDLEDFVMKYVDTFSIKHPDLKLTYKIQPGIKTLYTDPVLLGSIFQNLIENAYKYSHPDKKEVLITILTEKRNIVFSFADKGIGIPKSEISNVFKKFYRIENKYNQNGSVGLGLAFCKELANFMDGQITVKSKVNEGSEFIVTLPYEN; via the coding sequence ATGCAGGTTACTCAAAACGTTTACCGGAAAAATCTTTTACTGATCAGCGCTTTTTTGATCATGATTTCGGTAACGCTGGTTGTTGCCCTTATTATTACTTACGACTTTACTTCCAAATACGTTTTGAATGAGTTTTACTCGCAAAAGAGCGATATTATGGAGCAAACCACTAAGCCGTATGCCGATTTTTTTCAAAACAGGATACCGCAAATAACCTCTTACAACGGCTTTCTCGATTCGGCCTCGGCCGCCAGCTATGCATCGGACGTGTTTAACGATTACCCCTTCGTGAAAAAAATAGTTTTTTACGACATAGCCATAGGTAACCAAACAGCCCAGCATACCAAAGGCAAACTGGGTATTGCTGCAAAAGCGGTTTATCAATATACCCAAAATGATGGGGTTACTAGTGGTATCCGCAAATATGGCACCGCTGAAGAAGGCGATTTTAAGCTGATGGTAGACAAGCTAAGCAATTACATAGCTGCTGCTGATACTACCCGTGGCCCAACCGGCGATGAGCTGTTTAAAACGTTTTACGATATTAAACCGGGTAAGATCAGCTATATGAATATCCCCCGGGCGGCCGAAATCAGGACTTATCGTGAACTACAGCGCAGCGGGCGCCCATCAACCTTTTCAAGGCAAAATATGATGACCTTTTTCCTTGATCCTTACCAACTCGATGTAACCAACATCCATAAGGAATTATACAAGGATATATCCATACAGCCGGTAGTTTATGATCCCCTGGATAACAGCAGCGACAAACTTTTTACCGAGGCGGCCTTTCCGGGTGCTTTTGCAGATTATAAGCTGTATTTTAAATCGGATAAAAATTATTTGAACGATGAGATAAGGCGAAGGTTTATGCCAACTGCTGGAATTGTACTGCTGATCTATATTTTTTTGGTAGTGATAGGCTGGTTGATTTATCGTAACCTGAATATTAATATAAAGCTATTTAAGCTGCAATACGATTTCATTAACAATTTTACCCACGAATTCAAAACTCCGGTGAGCGTAATAAAAATTGCCGGATCGAACCTGCGTAGCGAGGCTGAACTAACCGAGCGCCAACGGAAACATTACGGTAAAATATTAGACGAGGAAGCCGATAAATTAAACGATTTAATGAACAAACTGCTATCGTTCACGCAGATAGAGAACCGGTCGATTAAGATAAAAGAGGAAGAAATAGATTTAGAAGATTTTGTGATGAAGTATGTGGATACCTTCAGTATAAAACATCCCGACCTCAAATTAACCTATAAAATTCAGCCTGGGATAAAAACCCTTTATACCGACCCGGTGTTGCTGGGCAGTATATTCCAAAACCTGATAGAGAATGCTTACAAATATTCGCACCCGGATAAAAAGGAAGTTTTGATCACTATTTTGACAGAGAAGCGAAATATTGTATTTTCATTTGCTGATAAAGGTATCGGTATACCCAAAAGTGAAATTTCTAACGTATTTAAAAAGTTTTACCGTATAGAAAATAAATATAACCAAAATGGTAGTGTTGGCCTTGGTTTGGCATTCTGCAAAGAACTGGCTAATTTTATGGACGGACAGATTACCGTTAAAAGCAAGGTAAATGAAGGATCGGAGTTTATTGTAACGCTCCCTTATGAAAATTAA
- a CDS encoding S9 family peptidase has protein sequence MYHRIKYKPFAVIILLVFALQACKQQQVREIPVRDFFKTPEKSSFKISPDGKYISYLKPFKEKQNLFVQDLSNGKERRVTSFTDYAVRRDYAWTINDQLVFSQDLISFKQIKLYALNLATMQMRTLLSQDKASMQLILTKNKQQPDVITISMNKRDSATFDIYRLNIRTGELKTYVINPGNITDWFPDPDGKIRLAKSSDGVDESILYRANDFASFKPIIKNNFKNSVQPIAFTGDKNYFYAVSNVNRDKSALVKINAENSKDETVVFASDKADISDVGYAKYKHRIESVSWEGAKQQTHFLDKDIEHIYNDLSNQLKGSKIRITDRDSAEKKFIINTYTDRDPGSYYLCEPAIKKLTKIGETNPGISPDELCAMQPIAFKARDGMLINGYLTLPQNKDKTNLPVVVLPHDGPWNRDSWRYSSEVQFLANRGYAVFQVNYRGSTGYGKAFYSAGFKQVGGKIQDDITDGVKWLIAQKIANPKKIAIMGGGFGGFSALYGASFHPELYNCVIVQHALINFFTYMKDVPPFFKSRIQMMYEKVGNPETDANQFRAISPVFHPDKIKLPLLIIQGGRDPRANISEIKQFVSELQHRKVPVTFMFKENEKAFFSERNRMLMYTEIEKFLDNNMRVKP, from the coding sequence GTGTATCATCGAATCAAGTATAAACCTTTCGCGGTTATTATTTTACTGGTTTTTGCTTTACAAGCCTGCAAGCAACAGCAGGTGAGGGAAATACCCGTCCGTGATTTTTTTAAGACACCCGAAAAAAGCTCATTTAAGATCTCCCCCGACGGAAAGTACATATCATACCTAAAGCCTTTTAAAGAAAAGCAAAACCTGTTTGTTCAGGATCTTAGCAATGGTAAGGAACGCCGTGTAACATCGTTTACCGACTATGCTGTGCGCCGGGATTATGCCTGGACAATTAACGATCAATTGGTGTTCTCGCAGGACCTGATCTCCTTTAAACAAATTAAACTTTATGCGCTTAATCTGGCTACTATGCAAATGCGCACCCTGCTGTCGCAGGATAAAGCCAGCATGCAACTGATACTGACAAAGAACAAACAGCAGCCGGATGTGATCACCATCAGCATGAATAAGCGCGACTCGGCTACATTTGATATTTATCGTTTGAATATCCGCACCGGCGAGTTGAAAACATATGTGATAAACCCGGGTAATATTACCGATTGGTTTCCCGATCCGGATGGAAAGATACGCCTGGCAAAATCATCAGATGGAGTAGATGAATCCATTCTTTACCGCGCCAATGATTTCGCATCTTTTAAGCCCATTATTAAAAATAATTTTAAAAATTCGGTACAGCCGATTGCTTTTACCGGCGATAAAAATTATTTCTACGCCGTATCAAATGTCAACCGCGACAAGAGCGCCCTGGTGAAAATAAATGCCGAGAACAGCAAGGATGAGACAGTAGTGTTTGCCAGTGACAAAGCAGATATATCCGACGTTGGCTATGCAAAATATAAACACCGTATCGAATCGGTTAGCTGGGAGGGCGCTAAGCAGCAAACCCACTTTTTAGATAAAGATATTGAACATATTTATAACGATTTAAGCAACCAGCTAAAGGGTAGTAAGATCAGGATAACTGATCGTGATAGTGCAGAAAAGAAATTCATTATCAATACCTATACCGACCGCGATCCCGGATCATATTATCTATGCGAACCGGCTATTAAAAAGCTGACCAAAATTGGAGAGACTAACCCCGGTATTAGTCCTGATGAATTGTGCGCGATGCAGCCCATAGCATTTAAGGCTCGCGACGGCATGCTGATAAACGGTTATTTAACCCTGCCCCAAAATAAAGATAAAACCAATTTACCGGTTGTGGTATTACCGCATGATGGCCCATGGAACCGTGATAGCTGGCGTTATAGCAGCGAAGTGCAGTTTTTAGCCAATCGTGGTTATGCGGTATTTCAGGTGAATTACCGTGGCTCTACAGGATATGGTAAGGCCTTTTATAGCGCGGGCTTTAAACAGGTAGGCGGTAAGATACAGGACGATATTACCGATGGCGTGAAATGGCTGATAGCCCAGAAGATTGCCAACCCCAAAAAAATAGCCATTATGGGTGGTGGTTTTGGAGGTTTCTCGGCTTTATATGGTGCATCATTCCATCCCGAACTATACAATTGCGTTATAGTGCAGCACGCGCTTATTAACTTTTTCACTTACATGAAAGATGTGCCGCCGTTTTTTAAATCGCGTATACAAATGATGTATGAAAAGGTAGGGAACCCCGAAACAGATGCCAACCAATTCAGGGCTATTTCGCCGGTATTCCACCCTGACAAGATCAAACTACCTTTATTAATTATACAGGGCGGACGAGACCCCAGGGCAAACATTAGCGAGATAAAACAATTTGTAAGTGAATTGCAGCACCGAAAAGTGCCGGTAACCTTTATGTTCAAGGAAAACGAAAAAGCGTTTTTTAGTGAACGAAACCGTATGCTGATGTACACCGAGATTGAAAAGTTCCTGGATAATAATATGCGGGTTAAACCGTAG
- a CDS encoding tetratricopeptide repeat protein: MKYFKTFFFLLFINCTRLLAQNTDLQLAQQFSANGEEPKALEIYRRLYKQNADAYFPNYFNSLLNLKKLDEAESIAKKMVKKHPGDFQYAIALGKVYREEGHADKAENVYNDLLKNLPGDYNSIVSLATQFYQAENTDIAIRIFLQGRKNLHNEMAFAMELISLYRYKHEKAALINEYLNFLPRNPGYINAAENTMSAVLDGSADYDLLRTEILKRIQQDPQQFVYPELLTWQYLQQKDFEQALNQALALSRRRNDDGNSIFELCQTLTANGAYDEAIRGYEYLIGKGTKDQQMYVSAKVELINTKNLKITANKYTQADLEGLEKDYLDLLTEFGRSASTAFAMQKLARLQAFKLHKFAEAQKLLEDIIKIPNLNTGMLLSCKLDLGDVYVMSNQPWEATLLYSQVEKANGDVTITQDAKLRNAKLAYYSGDFTWAKGQLDVLKAATTQLIANDALNLSLLIKDNLAEDSTGGALKMYARADLWIFKEQPEKAVMTLDSIDKKFPNNSLADDILMSKARILIQQKDYNGAIPLLKTIADEHKFDLWADDAVFMLGDIYENQLQDKEKAKTYYQKIITDYPGSLYINEARKRFRILRGDKLDGQS, translated from the coding sequence ATGAAATATTTTAAAACCTTTTTTTTTCTGCTTTTTATAAACTGCACGCGGCTGCTGGCACAAAACACCGACCTGCAACTGGCACAGCAATTCAGCGCCAACGGTGAGGAGCCAAAAGCGCTTGAAATATACCGGCGTTTATACAAGCAGAACGCCGATGCCTACTTTCCTAACTATTTTAATAGCCTGCTTAACTTAAAGAAACTGGATGAGGCCGAAAGCATTGCCAAAAAAATGGTAAAAAAGCATCCCGGCGACTTTCAATATGCCATAGCCCTTGGCAAAGTTTATCGCGAAGAAGGCCATGCCGATAAAGCCGAGAACGTTTATAATGATCTGTTAAAAAACCTTCCCGGCGACTATAATAGTATTGTGAGCCTCGCCACCCAGTTTTACCAGGCCGAGAATACAGATATAGCTATACGAATATTTTTGCAAGGACGTAAAAACCTGCATAACGAAATGGCTTTTGCCATGGAACTGATCAGCTTGTACCGCTACAAGCACGAAAAGGCTGCGCTGATAAACGAATATCTTAACTTTTTACCACGTAACCCTGGTTATATAAACGCAGCCGAGAATACCATGTCGGCTGTATTAGATGGTTCGGCAGATTATGATTTATTGCGCACCGAAATATTAAAACGTATACAGCAAGACCCACAACAGTTTGTCTATCCCGAATTACTGACCTGGCAATACCTGCAGCAAAAAGATTTTGAACAGGCACTGAACCAGGCGCTGGCGTTAAGCCGTCGCCGCAACGATGACGGTAACAGCATATTTGAGCTATGCCAAACGCTTACGGCCAATGGAGCCTATGATGAAGCTATCCGCGGGTATGAATACCTGATAGGTAAGGGTACTAAAGATCAGCAAATGTATGTAAGTGCCAAGGTTGAGCTGATCAATACCAAAAATTTAAAAATTACGGCTAACAAATATACTCAGGCCGATCTTGAGGGGTTGGAGAAAGACTATCTTGACCTGCTAACCGAATTTGGCCGAAGCGCAAGTACCGCCTTTGCTATGCAAAAACTTGCCCGTTTACAGGCATTTAAACTGCATAAATTTGCCGAAGCGCAAAAGTTACTGGAAGATATTATTAAAATCCCCAACCTAAATACCGGCATGCTGTTATCATGCAAGCTTGATTTAGGGGATGTTTATGTGATGAGCAACCAGCCGTGGGAGGCTACCCTGCTTTATAGTCAGGTTGAAAAAGCTAATGGCGATGTTACGATTACCCAGGATGCAAAACTCCGTAATGCTAAATTAGCCTATTATTCGGGCGATTTTACCTGGGCCAAAGGGCAGCTTGATGTATTAAAAGCCGCTACTACCCAGTTAATAGCTAACGATGCATTGAACCTATCGTTGCTGATTAAAGACAACCTGGCCGAGGACAGTACCGGGGGGGCACTAAAAATGTATGCACGGGCCGATCTATGGATATTTAAGGAGCAACCTGAAAAAGCGGTAATGACGCTGGATAGTATTGATAAAAAATTCCCGAACAATTCCCTGGCCGATGATATTTTGATGTCCAAAGCACGTATACTCATCCAGCAAAAAGATTATAACGGAGCAATACCACTGTTAAAAACAATAGCCGACGAGCATAAATTTGACCTTTGGGCGGACGATGCTGTTTTTATGCTAGGCGATATTTACGAGAACCAGTTACAGGATAAAGAGAAGGCTAAAACCTATTACCAAAAGATCATAACCGATTATCCGGGCAGCCTGTATATAAACGAGGCACGCAAACGTTTCAGGATATTAAGGGGTGATAAATTGGATGGTCAGTCATGA
- a CDS encoding DUF4286 family protein codes for MIIYNETYVMDEGIREEWLDWMQTNQIPAIMKTGWFKSYKILSVLDSPNEGVTYCVQFLTDKREDYTYFKNKHLNWFHQLHNQKFENRFVLFNTLMELIGEK; via the coding sequence ATGATTATCTACAACGAAACGTATGTAATGGACGAAGGCATCCGCGAGGAATGGCTGGACTGGATGCAGACCAACCAGATCCCCGCTATTATGAAGACCGGCTGGTTCAAATCATACAAAATATTAAGCGTGCTCGATTCACCTAATGAAGGGGTAACCTATTGTGTGCAATTCCTTACCGATAAACGCGAAGATTACACCTATTTTAAAAACAAGCATTTAAACTGGTTCCACCAGTTACATAATCAAAAGTTTGAGAATAGATTTGTGTTGTTTAACACCCTGATGGAACTTATTGGAGAAAAATGA